From the genome of Tachysurus vachellii isolate PV-2020 chromosome 2, HZAU_Pvac_v1, whole genome shotgun sequence, one region includes:
- the bambia gene encoding BMP and activin membrane-bound inhibitor (Xenopus laevis) homolog a, producing MDRHSSFVSLWLQLELCAMAMLLTKGEIRCYCDAPQCVATGYMCKSELNACFTKALDPFNTNSPLTHGCLDPLLNSVDVCNQKNSDVSSGGPSPIECCHDDMCNYRGLPSIVHTRSDPTDRYQSAGSNQNLITRVQELASAKEVWFRAAVIAVPIAGGLILVLLIMLALRMLRSENKRLRVQRQQMLSRLHYSFHGHNHTKKGHMAKLDLECMVPVTGHENCCAGCDKLRQAELSTQGGERFLSLVHWGMYTGHGKLEFV from the exons ATGGATCGCCATTCCAGTTTTGTTTCACTTTGGCTTCAGCTGGAACTCTGTGCCATGGCCATGCTCCTAACTAAAG GAGAGATCAGGTGCTACTGTGATGCTCCACAGTGTGTTGCCACTGGATACATGTGTAAGTCGGAGCTCAACGCCTGTTTTACCAAAGCTTTGGACCCGTTTAACACAAACTCCCCATTAACACATGGATGTCTAGACCCGCTGTTAAACTCTGTGGATGTGTGCAATCAGAAGAACTCCGACGTTTCAAGCGGAGGTCCATCTCCTATTGAATGCTGTCACGATGATATGTGCAACTATCGGGGTTTACCCAGTATTGTTCACACACGAAGTGACCCCACAG ATCGTTATCAGTCGGCCGGCTCAAACCAGAACCTGATCACACGTGTTCAAGAGTTAGCCTCGGCGAAGGAGGTGTGGTTCCGAGCGGCTGTGATCGCTGTGCCCATCGCCGGAGGCCTGATCCTGGTGCTGCTTATTATGTTGGCACTTCGCATGCTACGCAGTGAGAACAAGCGGCTCCGGGTCCAGAGACAGCAGATGCTCTCACGCTTGCACTACAGCTTCCATGGGCATAACCACACCAAGAAGGGCCACATGGCAAAGCTGGACCTGGAGTGCATGGTGCCTGTGACTGGCCATGAAAACTGCTGTGCAGGATGCGATAAACTTCGGCAGGCCGAACTGAGCACACAAGGGGGCGAACGCTTCCTCTCCCTTGTCCACTGGGGCATGTACACAGGCCATGGCAAACTTGAGTTTGTATGA
- the waca gene encoding WW domain-containing adapter protein with coiled-coil isoform X2, producing METTLCPQSAYDPADDWSEHISSSGKKYYYNCRTEVSQWEKPKEWLEREQRQKEATKMATATAVVNSFPKDRDYRREAMQAAPTSFTPTKSVVATEKPSSLTPSSSSAAVSGLSGTNPTSSASSSTVSPVMQSPATPTILQDPSLLRQLLPALQTALQLNNASVDMAKINEVLTAAVTQASLQSMLHKFLTAGPSAFNITTLLSQAAQLSSQAQQSSQSPMSLTSDASSPRSYVSPRISTPQTNTAPLKPPLSTTPVSSQTKVNALGIKTSSLPPPSSQQPLPSDKHHDNSNSPRTLQRQSSQRSPSPAPNHVGNSNSSSNNGSGGGQSTGAGTGAGPAATVPAGTGTPRQSCSFTPSLAAHFNENLIKHVQGWPAEHVEKQASRLREEAHAMGSISMSDNCTELKNLRSLVRVCEIQATLREQRILFLRQQIKELEKLKNQNSFMV from the exons ATGGAAACAACTCTCTGCCCTCAGTCT GCATACGACCCTGCAGATGATTGGTCAGAACACATCAGCTCTTCAGGGAAGAAGTACTACTACAACTGCAGAACAGAAGTGTCGCAGTGGGAGAAGCCCAAAGAGTGGCTGGAGAG AGAACAGAGACAAAAGGAGGCAACCAAGATGGCAACAGCAACAGCGGTGGTCAATAGCTTCCCTAAAGACAGGGACTACAGACGTGAAGCGATGCAGGCCGCTCCCACAAGCTTCACCCCTACCA AGTCTGTAGTTGCCACAGAAAAGCCTTCCTCTCTCACCCCGTCCTCTTCCTCTGCTGCTGTGTCTGGGCTAAGTGGCACCAACCCCACTAGCTCCGCGTCAAGTTCTACAGTTTCCCCGGTGATGCAGTCCCCTGCTACACCTACTATCCTACAAGACCCCTCCCTCTTACGCCAGCTTCTCCCTGCGCTACAGACGGCGCTGCAGCTGAACAATGCCAGTGTGGATATGGCCAAGATCAATGAAG ttcttACAGCTGCAGTAACACAGGCTTCACTGCAGTCGATGCTTCACAAGTTCCTGACTGCTGGTCCATCTGCCTTCAACATCACAACACTTCTCTCCCAGGCTGCTCAGCTCTCTAGTCAAG CCCAGCAGTCCAGTCAGTCTCCGATGTCCCTGACGTCAGATGCTTCATCTCCGCGGTCATATGTCTCCCCCAGGATCAGTACACCTCAAACTAACACTGCACCCCTGAAACCCCCCCTGAGCACCACACCTGTCTCATCTCAGACCAAG gTGAATGCTCTGGGGATTAAGACCAGTTCTCTTCCCCCACCCTCGTCTCAGCAGCCCCTCCCCTCAGATAAACACCATGACAACAGCAACTCCCCACGGACACTGCAGcggcagag TAGTCAGCGAAGCCCCTCGCCTGCTCCTAACCATGTGGGAAACAGTAACAGCAGCAGTAATAATGGCAGTGGTGGTGGTCAGAGTACTGGCGCGGGGACCGGAGCAGGGCCTGCAGCTACAGTACCAGCTGGAACAGGCACGCCCAGACAATCCTGCTCCTTTACGCCTTCGTTGGCGGCACACTTTAACGAGAACCTCATTAAACATGTGCAAGGCTGGCCTGCAGAACATGTCGAGAAACAG gCGTCACGGTTACGTGAAGAGGCTCACGCCATGGGCAGCATTAGCATGTCTGATAACTGTACAGAGCTGAAGAACCTACGCTCacttgtacgtgtgtgtgagatccaGGCCACACTGCGTGAACAAAG GATACTCTTTTTGAGACAACAAATTAAAGAACTTGAAAAGTTGAAGAATCAGAATTCCTTCATGGTTTGA